A genomic segment from Thermofilaceae archaeon encodes:
- a CDS encoding glutamine synthetase beta-grasp domain-containing protein: MPTVEPLDVWRILKGAGVKRVLYIVADITGKPRGVSFHIDEAKRAFKEGVPFDGSSVPSYARVHESDVLAEPDPSAVYVEPWRRTAWVFCRIADPPSAAARDPRLLLERAVDKLRANGYAATIGIEVEFFLVRVEGGRVVPADDGCYFDVQQPPLKVVERIEAAARRAGLGGSKVHHEVAPGQYEYNLPPLDPMRAADSFLFLKHIASTVAGAH, from the coding sequence GTGCCCACGGTAGAGCCGCTGGATGTTTGGAGGATCCTGAAGGGGGCGGGCGTTAAACGGGTTCTGTACATCGTTGCCGACATTACCGGGAAGCCGAGGGGCGTATCCTTCCACATAGACGAGGCTAAGCGCGCTTTCAAAGAGGGTGTACCCTTCGACGGCTCATCAGTACCCTCCTACGCGAGGGTCCACGAGAGCGACGTGCTCGCAGAGCCGGACCCCTCAGCCGTCTACGTGGAGCCCTGGAGGAGGACGGCTTGGGTTTTCTGCCGCATCGCCGACCCTCCATCGGCTGCCGCGCGCGACCCGAGGCTCCTACTCGAGCGCGCTGTCGATAAGCTGAGGGCCAACGGTTACGCAGCCACGATCGGCATCGAGGTTGAATTCTTCCTCGTCCGCGTCGAGGGAGGCAGGGTGGTACCGGCCGACGATGGGTGCTACTTCGATGTTCAGCAGCCCCCGCTCAAAGTCGTGGAGCGCATAGAAGCTGCCGCGAGGAGGGCTGGGCTAGGGGGGTCAAAGGTGCACCACGAGGTGGCGCCGGGCCAGTACGAGTACAACCTGCCCCCGCTCGATCCCATGCGCGCGGCGGACAGCTTCCTCTTCCTCAAGCACATCGCTTCGACTGTGGCTGGCGCCCACG